In a genomic window of Saccharothrix sp. HUAS TT1:
- a CDS encoding VIT family protein, producing the protein MTHPGEPHRDDLSGRLNRLRAGVLGANDGIVSTAGLVVGVAGATSDRTAILAAGVAGLVAGSLSMAGGEYASVSTQRDTERAALKLEERELREMPEEEERELAGIYQDKGLSEELATRVARELTEQDALRAHAEAELQIDPDNLTSPWQAAWASLVSFAVGALIPLVAIVLPPTQWRVWACAVAVLVGLALTGVVSARLGGSRVGRAVRRNVVVGSLTMVVTYYVGVLFGVTIG; encoded by the coding sequence ATGACGCACCCCGGCGAACCCCACCGCGACGACCTCTCCGGCAGGCTGAACCGGCTGCGCGCCGGCGTCCTCGGCGCCAACGACGGCATCGTGTCGACCGCCGGCCTGGTGGTCGGCGTCGCGGGCGCCACCTCCGACCGCACCGCGATCCTGGCCGCCGGGGTCGCCGGGCTGGTCGCGGGCTCGTTGTCGATGGCGGGCGGCGAGTACGCCTCGGTCAGCACCCAGCGCGACACCGAGCGGGCCGCGCTCAAGCTGGAGGAGCGGGAGCTGCGCGAGATGCCCGAGGAGGAGGAGCGCGAGCTCGCCGGGATCTACCAGGACAAGGGCCTGTCCGAGGAGCTGGCGACCCGGGTGGCCCGCGAGCTGACCGAGCAGGACGCCCTGCGCGCCCACGCCGAGGCCGAGCTGCAGATCGACCCGGACAACCTGACCAGCCCGTGGCAGGCCGCGTGGGCGTCGCTGGTGTCGTTCGCAGTCGGCGCGCTCATCCCGCTGGTGGCGATCGTGCTGCCGCCGACGCAGTGGCGGGTGTGGGCGTGCGCGGTGGCCGTGCTGGTCGGCCTGGCGCTCACCGGCGTGGTCAGCGCCCGGCTCGGGGGCAGCCGCGTCGGTCGCGCGGTGCGCCGGAACGTGGTCGTCGGCTCGCTCACGATGGTCGTCACCTACTACGTCGGAGTCCTGTTCGGCGTAACGATCGGGTGA
- a CDS encoding DUF2332 domain-containing protein has product MASARTPAQVYRRFGEVDAAGTSPLYERVAVALSESEEALRAIATAPARKRSPAVVLAALHDLALAGRAPALAAAYAAGDADAAADAAVDVLLRMTGSVVATAVRRRVRADETGRCAVLHPAVAEAAHRVGAASVGLIDVGCSAGLNLNVGRVFIAYGDGRSLGDPTSPVRQSCAVVGDRPVPARPMPRVVTRIGVDPDPVDVTDADEVRWLRACVWPDRRERAARLDAELALAAADPPLLLRGDAVDVLPEAFARVPPDVLPVVTTTWALSGLSPEDRLRFLDRLGEAAARRPVAWVSAEGVGVAPKAPTLGDRRASGHSIVGVAVFDGATAHVEAVGRCWSRGRLLAWLAG; this is encoded by the coding sequence GTGGCTAGCGCGCGCACGCCCGCTCAGGTGTACCGGCGCTTCGGCGAGGTCGACGCCGCCGGGACGTCGCCGCTGTACGAGCGCGTCGCCGTCGCCCTGAGCGAGTCGGAGGAGGCGTTGCGCGCCATCGCGACGGCCCCGGCGCGCAAGCGGAGCCCCGCAGTGGTCCTCGCCGCCCTGCACGACCTCGCCCTCGCCGGGCGTGCTCCGGCACTCGCCGCCGCCTACGCCGCCGGGGACGCCGACGCCGCCGCGGACGCGGCCGTCGACGTGCTGCTGCGGATGACCGGCTCGGTGGTGGCCACCGCCGTGCGCCGACGGGTGCGGGCCGACGAGACCGGGCGCTGCGCCGTGCTCCACCCGGCCGTCGCCGAGGCGGCGCACCGGGTGGGCGCGGCCTCGGTGGGGCTGATCGACGTGGGCTGCTCGGCCGGGCTGAACCTCAACGTCGGCCGGGTCTTCATCGCGTACGGCGACGGCCGGTCGTTGGGCGACCCGACGTCGCCCGTGCGGCAGTCGTGCGCGGTCGTGGGGGACCGGCCCGTCCCGGCGCGGCCGATGCCCCGGGTCGTCACCCGGATCGGCGTCGACCCCGACCCGGTGGACGTGACCGACGCCGACGAGGTCCGGTGGTTGCGCGCCTGCGTGTGGCCGGACCGGCGGGAGCGGGCCGCGCGGCTCGACGCGGAGCTGGCGCTGGCGGCGGCGGACCCTCCGCTGCTGCTGCGAGGGGACGCCGTCGACGTGCTGCCCGAGGCGTTCGCCCGCGTGCCCCCGGACGTGCTGCCGGTCGTCACCACGACGTGGGCGCTGTCGGGCCTCTCGCCGGAGGACCGGCTGCGCTTCCTGGACCGCCTTGGCGAAGCGGCGGCCCGTCGGCCGGTGGCGTGGGTGTCGGCGGAGGGCGTCGGTGTCGCGCCGAAGGCGCCGACCCTGGGCGACCGCCGCGCCTCCGGGCACAGCATCGTCGGCGTGGCGGTGTTCGACGGGGCGACCGCGCATGTCGAGGCCGTCGGCCGCTGCTGGTCGCGGGGGCGGCTGCTGGCGTGGCTGGCCGGTTAA
- a CDS encoding MarR family winged helix-turn-helix transcriptional regulator — protein MAEQDVPVADDVVTEQEYERFARNRIAEFGGDADAFGLSYNVLHLAYMMITDYEALVHREHGWTMPGFRLMFKLWILGPTQPARLADLSGTTRSAMSNLINTLERTGLVERTRDGQDRRVVFVALTEEGRAAVSRIFPRQNGREARWFAVLDEEERAQMVQLIRRVVAARPK, from the coding sequence GTGGCAGAGCAGGACGTTCCCGTCGCTGACGACGTGGTGACTGAGCAGGAGTACGAGCGGTTCGCCCGGAACCGGATCGCCGAGTTCGGGGGCGACGCCGACGCGTTCGGGCTGTCGTACAACGTGCTCCACCTCGCGTACATGATGATCACCGACTACGAGGCGCTGGTGCACCGCGAGCACGGGTGGACCATGCCCGGCTTCCGGCTGATGTTCAAGCTGTGGATCCTGGGTCCCACCCAGCCCGCCCGGCTGGCCGACCTCTCCGGGACGACCAGGTCGGCGATGTCGAACCTGATCAACACGCTGGAGCGGACCGGCCTGGTCGAGCGGACCCGGGACGGCCAGGACCGCCGGGTGGTGTTCGTGGCGCTGACCGAGGAGGGGCGCGCGGCGGTCTCCCGGATCTTCCCGCGCCAGAACGGGCGCGAGGCGCGCTGGTTCGCCGTGCTGGACGAGGAGGAGCGCGCACAGATGGTGCAGTTGATCCGCCGGGTGGTCGCCGCCCGCCCGAAGTGA
- a CDS encoding peptidoglycan recognition family protein: MVTRRALVLGVGAVVGPGASTWPHPVVRRRVERCAEWGARPPVEPPAPVSRPPERIVVHHTATPNVADGSRRHGSLDALLAGDRMVEGAHAYGQNRKPIGIETEGTYVDEIPPAVQWDALVWLRAEVALELTRG; the protein is encoded by the coding sequence ATGGTCACCAGGCGCGCGTTGGTGCTCGGCGTCGGCGCGGTGGTCGGACCGGGCGCGTCCACGTGGCCGCACCCCGTCGTCCGGCGGCGCGTCGAGCGGTGCGCCGAGTGGGGCGCACGACCGCCGGTCGAGCCGCCGGCGCCGGTCTCCCGCCCGCCCGAGCGGATCGTGGTGCACCACACCGCGACGCCGAACGTGGCGGACGGGTCGCGGCGGCACGGCAGCCTGGACGCGCTGCTGGCCGGTGACCGGATGGTGGAGGGCGCGCACGCCTACGGGCAGAACCGGAAGCCGATCGGCATCGAGACCGAGGGCACTTACGTCGACGAGATCCCGCCCGCCGTGCAGTGGGACGCGCTGGTGTGGCTGCGCGCGGAGGTCGCATTGGAGTTGACCCGTGGCTAG
- a CDS encoding glutamate synthase subunit beta, whose protein sequence is MADPRGFLTTERETPRSRPVFLRLRDWREVYEEFERPRLEKQAGRCMDCGVPFCHQGCPLGNLIPDWNNLVWKDDWRLASERLHATNNFPEFTGTLCPAPCEAACVVGINGDPVTIKRVEISIIDRAWDEGWVTPQLPVTRTGRSVAVVGSGPAGLAAAQQLTRAGHSVVVLERADAIGGLLRYGIPEFKMEKWRLDRRLDQMRAEGTEFRTNVNVGVDVTVEELRESYDAVVLAGGATAWRDLPVAGRSLTGVHQAMEYLPWANRVARGELDAPPITAEGKHVVVIGGGDTGADCVGTAHRQGAASVTQLEIMPRPPEKRAEVHPWPTYPMLYRVTSAHEEGGERLYSVSTVEFLGDDQGAVRALKLVEVQAVGGRFEPVPGSEREIPAQLVTLAMGFVGPEKDGLVTELGVDLDPRGNVARDDSFATSVDGVFVAGDMGRGQSLIVWAIAEGRSAAAGVDAYLTGRAVLPRPIEPTDRPLV, encoded by the coding sequence ATGGCTGACCCTCGCGGGTTCCTCACCACCGAGCGCGAGACCCCGCGGAGCCGTCCCGTCTTCCTCCGCCTGCGCGACTGGCGCGAGGTGTACGAGGAGTTCGAGCGGCCGCGGTTGGAGAAGCAGGCCGGTCGGTGCATGGACTGCGGCGTCCCGTTCTGCCACCAGGGCTGTCCGCTGGGGAACCTGATCCCCGACTGGAACAACCTGGTGTGGAAGGACGACTGGCGGCTGGCGTCGGAACGGCTGCACGCCACCAACAACTTCCCGGAGTTCACCGGGACGTTGTGCCCCGCGCCGTGCGAGGCCGCGTGCGTGGTGGGGATCAACGGCGATCCCGTCACCATCAAGCGGGTGGAGATCTCCATCATCGACCGGGCGTGGGACGAGGGCTGGGTCACGCCCCAGCTGCCCGTGACGCGCACCGGCCGCTCGGTGGCCGTGGTCGGTTCCGGGCCCGCGGGCCTGGCGGCGGCCCAGCAGCTGACCCGGGCCGGGCACTCGGTCGTGGTGCTGGAGCGGGCCGACGCGATCGGCGGGCTGCTGCGCTACGGCATCCCCGAGTTCAAGATGGAGAAGTGGCGGCTGGACCGCCGGCTGGACCAGATGCGGGCCGAGGGCACGGAGTTCCGGACGAACGTGAACGTCGGCGTGGACGTCACGGTCGAGGAGCTGCGCGAGTCCTACGACGCGGTGGTGCTGGCCGGTGGCGCGACGGCGTGGCGCGACCTGCCAGTGGCCGGTCGGTCGCTGACCGGGGTGCACCAGGCGATGGAGTACCTGCCGTGGGCGAACCGGGTGGCGCGGGGCGAGCTGGACGCGCCGCCGATCACCGCCGAGGGCAAGCACGTCGTCGTCATCGGTGGCGGTGACACCGGCGCGGACTGCGTCGGCACGGCCCACCGGCAGGGCGCGGCGTCGGTGACCCAGCTGGAGATCATGCCCCGGCCGCCGGAGAAGCGCGCCGAGGTCCACCCGTGGCCGACCTACCCGATGCTGTACCGGGTCACGTCGGCGCACGAGGAGGGCGGCGAGCGGCTGTACTCGGTGTCCACGGTGGAGTTCCTGGGTGACGACCAGGGCGCGGTGCGGGCGTTGAAGCTGGTCGAGGTCCAGGCGGTCGGCGGGCGGTTCGAGCCGGTGCCGGGCAGCGAGCGGGAGATCCCGGCGCAGCTGGTGACGCTGGCGATGGGCTTCGTCGGCCCGGAGAAGGACGGTCTGGTGACCGAGCTGGGCGTCGACCTCGACCCGCGCGGCAACGTGGCGCGGGACGACTCGTTCGCCACGTCGGTCGACGGCGTGTTCGTGGCCGGCGACATGGGCCGGGGCCAGTCGCTGATCGTGTGGGCGATCGCCGAGGGCCGCTCGGCGGCCGCCGGGGTGGACGCCTACCTGACCGGCCGCGCCGTGCTGCCCCGCCCGATCGAGCCGACGGACCGCCCGCTCGTCTAG
- a CDS encoding diguanylate cyclase, which produces MIGTRRFAITAAVVLALAAAASVAAGFDVVEGGAAVVLDDLAQLATGLFAAGCCWWTARRTSGPDRRWRLATGLGMLGWSTGQALWTWYQLVERRAVPSPSLADAGYLSVVPFAFVALLVIGNFRRSGTPDALLDRHSPVARLVPALDALIVVGSLFVLTWTTALGGLVESGNPSRASFLVAIAYPVTDLVLLVIVVALSADRKVVLRPQLRLLGLGLAGLAASDLAFAYLVSTQAPEVPPLANAGFVIGPALIALAALAPLPSPAPGPGRAHRNWQWAYLLMPYVPLLVSSVLVLRRTIIGDLGPLDAVEIGCGFTVFVAVILRQLVTLVDNTRLVLLLRESERTLTHQAHHDALTGLANRALFENRLDEALAAHHRDGTPFGLLFVDLDDFKAVNDVSGHAHGDALLEQVAQRLRRCVRDTDVVARLGGDEFGVLVEGVEEPEKVAFRVLDVLGDEISASVGVVICADQDPETTAASVLKCADKAMYEAKRDGGRGLVIHS; this is translated from the coding sequence GTGATCGGGACGAGGCGGTTCGCCATCACGGCCGCGGTCGTGCTGGCGCTCGCCGCGGCCGCGTCCGTCGCCGCCGGCTTCGACGTCGTCGAGGGCGGGGCCGCGGTGGTCCTGGACGACCTGGCCCAGCTGGCCACCGGCCTGTTCGCGGCCGGTTGCTGCTGGTGGACGGCCCGCCGGACGAGCGGCCCGGACCGCCGCTGGCGACTGGCCACCGGCCTCGGCATGCTGGGCTGGTCCACCGGCCAGGCGCTGTGGACGTGGTACCAGCTGGTCGAGCGGCGGGCGGTGCCGTCGCCGTCGCTCGCCGACGCCGGGTACCTCAGCGTCGTCCCGTTCGCGTTCGTCGCGCTGCTCGTCATCGGCAACTTCCGCCGCTCCGGCACGCCCGACGCGCTGCTGGACCGGCACTCCCCGGTCGCCAGGCTGGTGCCGGCGCTGGACGCCCTGATCGTGGTCGGCTCGCTGTTCGTGCTCACCTGGACCACGGCGCTGGGCGGGCTGGTCGAGAGCGGCAACCCGAGCCGGGCGTCGTTCCTGGTGGCCATCGCCTACCCGGTGACCGACCTCGTGCTGCTGGTGATCGTGGTGGCGCTCAGCGCCGACCGCAAGGTCGTGCTGCGACCTCAGCTGCGGCTGCTCGGGCTCGGCCTGGCCGGGCTCGCCGCGTCCGACCTCGCGTTCGCCTACCTGGTGAGCACCCAGGCGCCCGAGGTGCCGCCGCTGGCCAACGCCGGGTTCGTGATCGGCCCCGCGCTGATCGCGCTGGCCGCGCTGGCGCCCCTGCCGTCGCCCGCGCCCGGTCCGGGCCGCGCCCACCGGAACTGGCAGTGGGCCTACCTGCTGATGCCCTACGTGCCGTTACTGGTGAGCAGCGTGCTGGTGCTGCGCCGCACGATCATCGGCGACCTGGGCCCGCTGGACGCGGTGGAGATCGGCTGCGGGTTCACCGTGTTCGTCGCGGTCATCCTGCGCCAGCTGGTGACCCTGGTGGACAACACCAGGCTCGTCCTGCTGCTGCGCGAGTCCGAGCGGACGCTGACCCACCAGGCGCACCACGACGCGCTGACCGGGCTGGCCAACCGGGCGCTGTTCGAAAACAGGCTGGACGAGGCGCTGGCCGCCCACCACCGCGACGGCACGCCGTTCGGGCTGCTGTTCGTGGACCTGGACGACTTCAAGGCGGTCAACGACGTCTCCGGGCACGCGCACGGTGACGCGCTGCTCGAACAGGTGGCGCAGCGGCTGCGGCGGTGCGTCCGCGACACCGACGTGGTCGCCCGGCTGGGCGGTGACGAGTTCGGCGTGCTGGTCGAGGGCGTCGAGGAGCCGGAGAAGGTGGCGTTCCGGGTGCTCGACGTGCTCGGCGACGAGATCAGCGCGTCGGTCGGCGTGGTGATCTGCGCCGACCAGGACCCCGAGACCACCGCCGCGTCCGTCCTCAAGTGCGCCGACAAGGCGATGTACGAGGCCAAGCGCGACGGTGGCCGGGGTCTGGTCATCCACTCCTAG
- the gltB gene encoding glutamate synthase large subunit → MTHHHKPAENRLPGLYDPQYEHDACGVAFVADLAGRRNHAIVSQALVALRNLEHRGARGAEPETGDGAGILIQVPDAFYREVVGFPLPEPGGYAVGTAFLPQEGQDGVKAEVERIAAEEGATVLGWRELPVDTDHVGPTAKTTMPVFSQLFLSGAEGLELERLAFVVRKRVEHATGAYFPSLSGRTIVYKGMLTEPQVEKFFPDLTDERVTSSIGLVHSRFSTNTFPSWPLAHPYRYVAHNGEINTLRGNRNWMDARESVLATDLIPGDLSRVFPVITRDASDSATFDEVLELLHLGGRSLPHAVLMMIPEAWENHAEMDPQRRAFYEFHSTLMEPWDGPALVSFTDGTLIGAVLDRNGLRPARYWVTEDGLVVLGSEAGVLEFDPATIVRKGRLEPGRMFLVDTAQGRIIDDEEIKGQLAAEHPYQEWVADGILHLADLPAREREVPTHSSLVRRQQAFGYTEEELALLLGPMARSGAEPIGSMGNDAPFAPLSNRSRQLFDYFTQLFAQVTNPPLDAIREELVTSLHATLGAEPNLLSADATSCRRISLPFPVLDNDELAKLVHVDDDGTLPEFRTFTVRGLYEVAGGGEALVRRLDEIRAEVSAAIRDGARLVVLSDRGVDQEHAPIPSLLLTGAVHHHLVREKTRTQVDLIVEAGDAREVHHIALLVGYGAKAVNPYLAMASVEELPDVEPEVATRNLIKALGKGVRKTMSKMGVSTVASYTGAQIFEAIGLGDEVVDSCFTGTTSRLGGVGFDVIAEEVALRHRVAFPADGFRAHHRELEVGGDYQWRREGEAHLFNPQTVFKLQHSTRSGRYDVFKEYTRAVDEQAKRLMTLRGLFAFKEGVREPVPIDEVEPVSSIVKRFATGAMSYGSISQEMHEVLAIAMNRLGARSNTGEGGEDAERFTPDANGDSRRSAIKQVASGRFGVTSEYLVNADDIQIKMAQGAKPGEGGQLPGAKVYPWVAKTRHSTPGVGLISPPPHHDIYSIEDLAQLIHDLKNANPAARVHVKLVSEVGVGTVAAGVSKAHADVVLISGHDGGTGASPLSSIKHAGGPWELGLAETQQTLLRNRLRDRIVVQADGQLKTGRDVVIAALLGAEEFGFATAPMVVSGCIMMRVCHLDTCPVGVATQNPVLRARFAGKAEYVVNFFEFVAQEVRELLARLGFRTLAEAVGHADLLDTRDAVDHWKAAGLDLSPIFHVPALPEGAARRHTSAQDHGLDKALDNTLIQLAEGAIASGDRVRLELPVRNVNRTVGTMLGSAVTKRWGGAGLPDDTIDITFTGTAGQSFGAFLPRGITLRLIGDANDYVAKGLSGGRITVRPVPDAQFAAEQHTIAGNVIAYGATGGEVFLRGKVGERFCVRNSGALAVVEGVGDHGCEYMTGGRVVVLGATGRNFAAGMSGGIAYVLDAAVQRVNPEMVDLDPLDDEDREFLRGAVEKHYVETDSAVARALLADWDLAVDRFTKVMPKDYKRVLAAQARAVLEGRDVNEAIMEASHG, encoded by the coding sequence GTGACCCACCACCACAAGCCTGCCGAAAACAGGCTTCCCGGCCTTTACGACCCGCAGTACGAGCACGACGCCTGCGGTGTCGCGTTCGTCGCCGACCTGGCCGGTCGCAGAAATCACGCGATCGTGAGCCAGGCCCTGGTCGCGCTGCGCAACCTCGAACACCGGGGTGCCCGCGGCGCCGAGCCCGAAACCGGTGACGGCGCGGGCATCCTGATCCAGGTGCCCGACGCGTTCTACCGCGAGGTCGTCGGCTTCCCGCTGCCCGAGCCCGGCGGCTACGCGGTCGGCACCGCGTTCCTCCCCCAGGAGGGTCAGGACGGGGTCAAGGCCGAAGTCGAGCGCATCGCCGCCGAGGAGGGCGCGACCGTCCTCGGGTGGCGCGAGCTGCCGGTGGACACCGACCACGTCGGTCCGACCGCGAAGACGACCATGCCCGTGTTCAGCCAGCTCTTCCTCAGCGGAGCGGAGGGGCTGGAGCTGGAGCGGCTGGCGTTCGTGGTGCGCAAGCGCGTCGAGCACGCCACCGGCGCGTACTTCCCGAGCCTGTCGGGCCGGACGATCGTCTACAAGGGCATGCTCACCGAGCCCCAGGTGGAGAAGTTCTTCCCCGACCTGACCGACGAGCGGGTCACCAGCTCGATCGGCCTGGTGCACTCCCGGTTCTCGACCAACACGTTCCCGTCGTGGCCGCTGGCCCACCCGTACCGGTACGTGGCGCACAACGGCGAGATCAACACGCTGCGCGGCAACCGGAACTGGATGGACGCGCGCGAGTCGGTGCTCGCCACCGACCTCATCCCCGGCGACCTGTCCCGGGTCTTCCCGGTGATCACCCGCGACGCCAGCGACTCGGCGACGTTCGACGAGGTGCTGGAGCTGCTGCACCTGGGCGGGCGCAGCCTGCCGCACGCGGTGCTGATGATGATCCCCGAGGCGTGGGAGAACCACGCCGAGATGGACCCGCAGCGGCGCGCGTTCTACGAGTTCCACTCCACGCTGATGGAGCCGTGGGACGGCCCGGCGCTGGTGTCGTTCACCGACGGCACGCTGATCGGCGCGGTGCTCGACCGCAACGGCCTGCGCCCGGCCCGGTACTGGGTCACCGAGGACGGCCTGGTCGTGCTCGGCAGCGAGGCGGGCGTGCTGGAGTTCGACCCGGCCACGATCGTGCGCAAGGGCCGGTTGGAGCCGGGCCGGATGTTCCTGGTCGACACCGCCCAGGGGCGGATCATCGACGACGAGGAGATCAAGGGGCAGCTCGCGGCGGAGCACCCGTACCAGGAGTGGGTCGCCGACGGCATCCTGCACCTGGCCGACCTCCCGGCGCGCGAGCGCGAGGTGCCGACGCACTCGTCCCTGGTGCGTCGTCAGCAGGCGTTCGGCTACACCGAGGAGGAGCTGGCGCTGCTGCTCGGCCCGATGGCCCGCAGCGGCGCGGAGCCGATCGGCTCGATGGGCAACGACGCGCCGTTCGCGCCGCTGTCGAACCGGTCGCGGCAGCTGTTCGACTACTTCACCCAGCTGTTCGCCCAGGTGACCAACCCGCCGCTGGACGCGATCCGCGAGGAGCTGGTGACCTCGCTGCACGCCACCCTCGGCGCGGAGCCGAACCTGTTGTCGGCGGACGCCACGTCGTGCCGGCGGATCTCGCTGCCGTTCCCGGTGCTGGACAACGACGAGCTGGCCAAGCTCGTGCACGTGGACGACGACGGCACGCTGCCGGAGTTCCGCACGTTCACCGTGCGCGGCCTGTACGAGGTCGCGGGCGGCGGCGAGGCGCTGGTGCGGCGGCTGGACGAGATCCGGGCCGAGGTGTCGGCGGCGATCCGGGACGGCGCGCGGCTGGTCGTGCTGTCCGACCGCGGCGTCGACCAGGAGCACGCGCCGATCCCGTCGCTGCTGCTGACCGGCGCGGTGCACCACCACCTGGTGCGCGAGAAGACCCGCACCCAGGTCGACCTGATCGTGGAGGCGGGCGACGCCCGCGAGGTGCACCACATCGCGCTGCTCGTCGGCTACGGCGCGAAGGCGGTGAACCCGTACCTGGCGATGGCCTCGGTCGAGGAGCTGCCCGACGTCGAGCCGGAGGTCGCCACCCGCAACCTGATCAAGGCGCTGGGCAAGGGCGTGCGCAAGACGATGTCCAAGATGGGCGTCTCGACCGTGGCGTCCTACACCGGCGCGCAGATCTTCGAGGCGATCGGCCTCGGCGACGAGGTCGTGGACTCGTGCTTCACCGGCACCACCTCGCGGCTGGGCGGCGTCGGGTTCGACGTCATCGCCGAGGAGGTGGCGCTGCGCCACCGGGTGGCGTTCCCGGCCGACGGCTTCCGGGCGCACCACCGCGAGCTGGAGGTCGGCGGCGACTACCAGTGGCGCCGCGAGGGCGAGGCGCACCTGTTCAACCCGCAGACGGTGTTCAAGCTCCAGCACTCCACCCGCAGCGGGCGCTACGACGTCTTCAAGGAGTACACGCGGGCGGTGGACGAGCAGGCCAAGCGGCTGATGACGCTGCGCGGGCTGTTCGCGTTCAAGGAGGGCGTGCGCGAGCCGGTGCCGATCGACGAGGTCGAGCCGGTCTCGTCGATCGTGAAGCGGTTCGCCACCGGCGCGATGTCCTACGGCTCCATCTCGCAGGAGATGCACGAGGTGCTGGCCATCGCGATGAACCGGTTGGGCGCGCGGTCCAACACCGGCGAGGGCGGCGAGGACGCCGAGCGGTTCACCCCCGACGCCAACGGCGACTCCCGCCGTTCGGCGATCAAGCAGGTGGCGTCCGGCCGGTTCGGCGTCACCAGCGAGTACCTGGTCAACGCCGACGACATCCAGATCAAGATGGCGCAGGGCGCGAAGCCCGGCGAGGGCGGCCAGCTGCCCGGCGCGAAGGTGTACCCGTGGGTGGCCAAGACCCGGCACTCCACGCCCGGCGTCGGCCTCATCTCGCCGCCGCCGCACCACGACATCTACTCGATCGAGGACCTGGCGCAGCTCATCCACGACCTGAAGAACGCCAACCCGGCGGCGCGCGTCCACGTGAAGCTCGTCTCCGAGGTCGGGGTCGGCACGGTCGCGGCGGGCGTGTCCAAGGCGCACGCGGACGTCGTGCTGATCTCCGGCCACGACGGCGGCACCGGCGCGTCGCCGCTGTCGTCCATCAAGCACGCGGGCGGCCCGTGGGAGCTGGGCCTGGCCGAGACGCAGCAGACGCTGCTGCGCAACCGGCTGCGCGACCGGATCGTGGTGCAGGCCGACGGCCAGCTCAAGACCGGGCGGGACGTGGTGATCGCGGCGCTGCTCGGCGCCGAGGAGTTCGGCTTCGCCACCGCGCCGATGGTGGTGTCGGGCTGCATCATGATGCGGGTCTGCCACCTGGACACCTGCCCGGTGGGCGTGGCCACGCAGAACCCGGTGCTGCGGGCCAGGTTCGCGGGCAAGGCCGAGTACGTGGTGAACTTCTTCGAGTTCGTCGCGCAGGAGGTCCGGGAGCTGCTGGCGCGGCTCGGTTTCCGGACCCTGGCCGAGGCCGTCGGGCACGCCGACCTGCTCGACACGCGGGACGCCGTGGACCACTGGAAGGCGGCCGGGCTCGACCTGTCGCCGATCTTCCACGTCCCGGCGCTGCCGGAGGGCGCGGCGCGGCGCCACACCAGCGCCCAGGACCACGGGTTGGACAAGGCGCTGGACAACACGCTGATCCAGCTCGCCGAGGGCGCCATCGCCTCCGGCGACCGGGTCCGGCTGGAGCTGCCGGTGCGCAACGTCAACCGCACCGTCGGCACCATGCTCGGCTCCGCGGTGACCAAGCGGTGGGGCGGCGCGGGCCTGCCGGATGACACGATCGACATCACGTTCACCGGCACGGCCGGGCAGTCGTTCGGCGCGTTCCTGCCGCGCGGCATCACGTTGCGGCTCATCGGCGACGCGAACGACTACGTCGCCAAGGGCCTGTCCGGCGGCCGGATCACGGTCCGGCCGGTGCCGGACGCGCAGTTCGCCGCGGAGCAGCACACCATCGCGGGCAACGTGATCGCGTACGGCGCGACCGGCGGCGAGGTCTTCCTGCGCGGCAAGGTCGGCGAGCGGTTCTGCGTGCGCAACTCGGGCGCGCTGGCCGTCGTCGAGGGCGTGGGCGACCACGGGTGCGAGTACATGACCGGCGGCCGCGTGGTCGTGCTCGGCGCGACCGGGCGCAACTTCGCCGCGGGCATGTCCGGCGGCATCGCCTACGTGCTGGACGCGGCCGTGCAGCGGGTCAACCCGGAGATGGTGGACCTCGACCCGCTGGACGACGAGGACCGCGAGTTCCTGCGCGGCGCGGTGGAGAAGCACTACGTGGAGACCGACTCGGCGGTGGCGCGCGCGCTGCTGGCCGACTGGGACCTGGCGGTGGACCGGTTCACCAAGGTCATGCCGAAGGACTACAAGCGGGTGCTGGCGGCACAGGCCCGGGCCGTGCTGGAGGGCCGGGACGTCAACGAAGCGATCATGGAGGCGTCTCATGGCTGA